One genomic window of Myxococcus guangdongensis includes the following:
- a CDS encoding cyclic nucleotide-binding domain-containing protein — protein MEARKLKDSAAAAFTKGRFSKAAELYEDFCKLDPKDHQSRLRMGDAWAKAGERERAVAAYQSAAEGFAKEGFLPRAIAASKLILELDPSHQGVQQMLANLYARRGTPVGARARGPMGSALSAPPPPERPVPAPQPVSGDASDELELSVETASSSEEVVVHSVSVGQEAEPTPHEDEAPSSQAVVEPSSTGLSEAGLAPTSTVAVAQPSSGPHFEVTAASEAPSSSASAASDDEGFDVVVGEFEPGAPPSAGATSRLPPGLAPRATQRITPPTSPVPAPKSPVSGKWKALSSPIGDAQALEPGLPPTPTVIDPPSAPPGLRPRRTDVTPPAGATAVPFREVSRELGASLRAVMPRPSSFTELELEADSLLHAVELAAQAGLNQRSESTSISEEEEVFSLTEEVITDAPSLDALPTIPLFSDLPRDAFIELFERCPLRRFSAGERIIEQGSHGDAFYVICEGQARVFRMDAERRVELAVLEGGAFFGEMAILSGAPRTASVEAASEDTQLLEISAPVLASLSRSHPQVAAALKKFVRQRLLTNVMNTSALFRPFNRKDRRTLVERFRARDVERGDVIIRDGDQTDGLYVLLSGEVEVHKDGHLLTRLKEGDLFGEISLLQKTPATATVTAGRHTTLLRLPRADFDALISSHPQILVLISELSDERLRRTEQVLGMEALDGDEDLILV, from the coding sequence ATGGAAGCACGCAAGCTCAAGGACAGCGCCGCCGCGGCCTTCACCAAGGGGCGCTTCTCCAAGGCCGCCGAGCTGTACGAGGACTTCTGCAAGCTCGACCCGAAGGACCACCAGTCGCGCCTGCGAATGGGGGATGCCTGGGCCAAGGCGGGTGAGCGCGAGCGCGCCGTCGCCGCGTACCAGTCCGCCGCGGAGGGCTTCGCGAAGGAGGGCTTCCTCCCGCGCGCCATCGCCGCGAGCAAGCTCATCCTCGAGCTGGACCCGAGCCACCAGGGCGTCCAGCAGATGCTGGCGAACCTCTACGCGCGACGCGGCACGCCCGTGGGCGCCCGGGCTCGCGGGCCCATGGGCAGCGCGCTCTCCGCGCCGCCTCCGCCCGAGCGTCCCGTGCCTGCGCCCCAACCCGTGTCGGGCGACGCATCGGACGAGCTCGAGCTCTCCGTCGAGACGGCCTCCAGCTCCGAGGAGGTCGTCGTCCATTCCGTGAGCGTGGGGCAGGAAGCCGAGCCCACCCCTCACGAGGATGAGGCACCGTCCTCCCAGGCGGTGGTCGAGCCGTCGAGCACCGGCCTGTCCGAAGCGGGTCTCGCCCCCACGAGCACCGTCGCCGTGGCACAGCCTTCGAGCGGGCCACACTTCGAGGTCACCGCCGCGAGCGAAGCACCGTCGTCCTCCGCGAGCGCCGCCTCCGACGATGAGGGCTTCGACGTCGTGGTGGGCGAGTTCGAGCCGGGCGCGCCTCCCTCCGCGGGAGCGACGAGCCGATTGCCTCCAGGTCTCGCGCCGCGCGCCACGCAGCGAATCACTCCACCCACGTCCCCCGTGCCCGCGCCGAAGTCCCCCGTGAGCGGGAAGTGGAAGGCGCTGTCCTCGCCCATCGGGGATGCACAGGCGCTGGAGCCGGGCCTCCCGCCGACGCCCACGGTCATCGACCCGCCCTCGGCGCCTCCGGGTCTGCGCCCTCGGCGCACGGACGTCACGCCCCCCGCGGGTGCCACGGCCGTTCCGTTCCGAGAGGTGTCTCGCGAGCTGGGCGCATCGCTGCGCGCGGTGATGCCGCGCCCCTCGTCCTTCACCGAGCTGGAGCTCGAAGCGGACTCCCTCCTGCACGCGGTGGAGCTCGCCGCCCAGGCGGGCCTGAATCAGCGCTCCGAGAGCACCTCCATCAGCGAAGAGGAGGAGGTCTTCAGCCTCACCGAGGAGGTCATCACCGACGCGCCCTCACTGGACGCGCTGCCGACCATCCCGCTGTTCTCGGACCTTCCTCGGGACGCCTTCATCGAGCTGTTCGAGCGCTGCCCGCTGCGACGCTTCAGCGCGGGTGAGCGCATCATCGAGCAGGGCAGCCACGGCGACGCCTTCTACGTCATCTGCGAGGGTCAGGCCCGCGTCTTCCGGATGGACGCGGAGCGCCGCGTGGAGCTCGCCGTGCTCGAGGGCGGCGCGTTCTTCGGCGAGATGGCCATCCTCTCCGGTGCTCCGCGCACGGCCTCCGTCGAGGCCGCCTCCGAGGACACTCAGCTGCTGGAGATCTCCGCGCCCGTCCTGGCCTCGCTCTCCCGGAGCCATCCACAGGTGGCCGCGGCCCTGAAGAAGTTCGTGCGTCAGCGCCTGCTCACCAACGTGATGAACACCTCCGCGCTCTTCCGTCCCTTCAACCGGAAGGACCGGCGCACGCTGGTGGAGCGCTTCCGCGCCCGCGACGTCGAGCGCGGTGACGTCATCATCCGCGACGGAGACCAGACGGACGGGCTCTACGTCCTGCTCTCGGGCGAGGTGGAGGTGCACAAGGACGGGCACCTGCTCACGCGACTGAAGGAGGGAGACCTGTTCGGCGAAATCTCCCTGCTCCAGAAGACGCCCGCCACGGCCACCGTGACGGCGGGGCGTCACACCACGCTCCTGCGACTGCCCCGCGCCGACTTCGACGCGCTCATCTCCAGCCACCCTCAAATCCTGGTGCTCATCTCGGAGCTGAGCGACGAGCGCCTTCGCCGCACGGAGCAGGTGCTCGGCATGGAGGCCCTGGACGGCGACGAGGACCTCATCCTCGTCTGA
- a CDS encoding ArsB/NhaD family transporter, translating into MALAIFLFTYVFIAGARLPFLKLDRPGGALLGAVLMVVFGVVSPAEVFNHSEDTAKHAIDADTIVLLLGMMLLAAYMSQAAVFRTAGAWAVRRARTPRLLLIAVTFISAVLSAFLVNDTVCLMLTPLVLATVEDAKLPPVPYLLAVCMGSNSGSVATFTGNPQNMLIQGASGISYASFAAYMAVPALLSTVIVAVALVYLFRNELSTKRFEPQPPPPPVDRWLLVLTLTVTAGVIVAFFAGLPMSWSALAGAALVMALSRREPREALERVDWVLLLFFASLFVVVYGVNKHGWAEEIRLIFAPLMAGPPWRETLGFAGLTLVASNLFSNVPFVMLARSWVPSLQNVELGWHVLALGSTLAGNLTLVGSVANLIVFEAARGKVDMSFMRYLRVGLPVTLVSFVVGIAVLLAEHALF; encoded by the coding sequence GTGGCCCTCGCCATCTTCCTGTTCACCTACGTCTTCATCGCCGGCGCCCGGCTCCCCTTCCTCAAGCTGGACCGCCCCGGAGGCGCGCTGCTCGGCGCGGTCCTCATGGTGGTGTTCGGCGTGGTCTCGCCCGCGGAGGTCTTCAACCACAGCGAGGACACCGCGAAGCACGCCATCGACGCGGACACCATCGTCCTGCTGCTCGGGATGATGCTGCTGGCCGCGTACATGTCCCAGGCCGCCGTGTTCCGCACGGCCGGCGCCTGGGCGGTGCGTCGAGCCCGCACGCCGCGCTTGTTGTTGATCGCGGTGACGTTCATCTCCGCGGTGCTGTCCGCGTTCCTCGTCAACGACACGGTGTGTTTGATGCTCACGCCGCTGGTGCTCGCGACGGTGGAGGACGCGAAGCTGCCGCCCGTGCCGTACCTGCTCGCGGTGTGCATGGGCAGCAACAGCGGCTCGGTGGCGACCTTCACCGGCAACCCGCAGAACATGCTCATCCAGGGCGCGTCGGGAATCTCGTACGCCAGCTTCGCGGCGTACATGGCCGTGCCCGCGCTCTTGTCCACCGTCATCGTCGCCGTGGCGCTGGTGTATCTCTTCCGCAACGAGCTGAGCACGAAGCGCTTCGAGCCCCAGCCGCCACCGCCTCCGGTGGACCGCTGGCTGCTGGTGCTGACGCTCACGGTGACGGCGGGGGTCATCGTGGCCTTCTTCGCGGGGCTGCCCATGAGCTGGAGCGCGCTGGCCGGCGCCGCGCTCGTGATGGCGCTGTCCCGTCGTGAGCCACGCGAGGCGCTCGAGCGCGTGGACTGGGTGCTGCTGTTGTTCTTCGCCAGCCTGTTCGTCGTCGTCTACGGCGTGAACAAGCACGGCTGGGCAGAGGAGATCCGCCTCATCTTCGCGCCGCTGATGGCGGGGCCGCCGTGGCGGGAGACGCTGGGCTTCGCGGGGCTGACGCTGGTGGCGTCCAACCTCTTCAGCAACGTGCCCTTCGTCATGCTCGCGCGCTCGTGGGTGCCCTCGCTGCAGAACGTGGAGCTGGGCTGGCACGTGCTCGCCCTGGGCTCCACGCTCGCCGGCAACCTCACCCTCGTCGGCAGCGTCGCCAACCTCATCGTCTTCGAGGCGGCGCGCGGCAAGGTGGACATGTCCTTCATGCGCTACCTGCGCGTGGGCCTGCCCGTGACGCTCGTCAGCTTCGTCGTGGGAATCGCGGTGCTCCTCGCGGAGCACGCCCTGTTCTGA
- a CDS encoding DEAD/DEAH box helicase, which produces MKFEKEEGAFGGPRRTPWNAPRGLDSVLQQWKADRGLSPCFSLDEATPARVGSFAPIPEDVAPQVREALRQRGVEQLFSHQAEAFRLARAGRSLVIATPTASGKSLCYNLPLLDRFAREPQARALYLFPTKALSRDQEESLRAFMREAGLTHGAITFDGDTPADARRAARERGGVLLTNPDMLHTGILPHHASWARLFSNLRYVVIDELHTYRGVFGSHLANVLRRLRRVARFHGSDPVFIAASATIGNPQAHARRMLGCDVELVAESGAPAGERRVMVFNPPVVNAELGIRASYLKTAVRLTSDLVRAGVSTLLFGQSRNNIEVMLKYLRDRFVEEKLDPSLIQGYRGGYLPGTRRATEAALRAGDVRCVVATNALELGIDIGSLDAVVCAGYPGSVAALMQRFGRAGRRGAGSLALLVTSSAPLDQYLAGDPRFLIGAPVEHARIDPDNVEILVQHLKCASFELPFEEGESFGDVPAESTAEALGFLAQHQVVHPTAGEGGRRVFHWSSDAYPANHVSLRSVGWDNVVIIERGTDRTLAEMDFRSAHTMLHEQAIYQHEAEQYQVEQFDYENHKAYVRKVAPDYFTDAMTYVRVNVIQEDQGAPVGPSLQAGMGEVSVIEKVVGYKKIKYHTHENVGYGEVALPEMQMHTTALWLTVPESVVRSMKAPRPAVIDALRGIATALRTVACVGLMIDPRDIGKTLGSRDDADGPPRKDGGVGFDPTIFLYDNIPGGVGLAARLFDQRDEMLVRARRLLESCACEEGCPACIGPASGVMPGQAPVDPHPRKRLGLEVLSLLGIAGVQ; this is translated from the coding sequence ATGAAGTTCGAGAAGGAAGAAGGGGCCTTCGGTGGCCCGCGTCGCACCCCGTGGAACGCCCCCCGGGGGTTGGACTCCGTGCTCCAGCAATGGAAGGCGGACCGGGGCCTTTCGCCCTGCTTCTCGCTCGACGAGGCCACGCCCGCCCGGGTCGGCTCGTTCGCGCCCATCCCCGAGGACGTGGCCCCCCAGGTGCGCGAGGCGCTCCGCCAGCGAGGCGTCGAGCAGCTCTTCTCCCACCAGGCCGAGGCCTTCCGGCTGGCCCGCGCGGGCAGGAGCCTGGTCATCGCCACGCCCACCGCCTCGGGCAAGAGCCTCTGCTACAACCTGCCGCTGTTGGACCGCTTCGCCCGCGAGCCCCAGGCGCGCGCCCTCTACCTGTTCCCCACCAAGGCGCTGTCGAGAGACCAGGAGGAGTCCCTCCGGGCCTTCATGCGCGAGGCCGGGCTGACCCACGGCGCCATTACCTTCGACGGTGACACCCCGGCGGACGCACGCCGCGCCGCCCGGGAGCGGGGGGGCGTGCTGCTCACCAACCCCGACATGCTCCACACCGGCATCCTCCCGCACCACGCGAGCTGGGCTCGTTTGTTCTCAAACCTGCGCTACGTGGTCATCGACGAGCTGCACACGTACCGGGGCGTCTTCGGCTCGCACCTGGCCAACGTGCTGCGCCGGCTGCGTCGGGTGGCGCGCTTCCATGGTTCGGACCCGGTGTTCATCGCAGCGTCGGCGACCATCGGCAATCCGCAGGCGCACGCGCGGCGGATGCTCGGTTGTGACGTGGAGCTGGTCGCGGAGAGCGGGGCGCCAGCGGGGGAGCGGCGGGTCATGGTGTTCAACCCGCCCGTGGTCAACGCGGAGCTGGGCATCCGCGCCAGCTACCTCAAGACGGCGGTGCGGCTGACGTCGGACCTGGTGCGCGCGGGCGTGTCCACGCTGCTCTTCGGACAGTCGCGCAACAACATCGAGGTGATGCTCAAGTACCTGCGCGACCGGTTCGTCGAGGAGAAGCTGGACCCGTCGCTCATCCAGGGCTACCGGGGCGGCTATCTGCCGGGGACGCGGCGGGCGACGGAGGCGGCGCTGCGCGCTGGAGACGTGCGGTGTGTCGTCGCGACGAACGCGCTCGAGCTGGGCATCGACATCGGCTCGTTGGACGCGGTGGTGTGCGCGGGCTACCCGGGCTCGGTGGCGGCGCTGATGCAGCGCTTCGGCCGCGCGGGTCGTCGTGGCGCGGGGAGTCTGGCGTTGTTGGTGACGTCGAGCGCGCCGTTGGACCAGTACCTGGCCGGGGACCCGCGCTTCCTCATCGGGGCGCCGGTGGAGCACGCGCGCATCGACCCGGACAACGTGGAGATCCTCGTCCAGCACCTCAAGTGCGCGTCGTTCGAGCTGCCGTTCGAGGAGGGCGAGTCCTTCGGCGACGTGCCGGCGGAGTCGACGGCGGAGGCGCTGGGGTTCCTCGCGCAGCACCAGGTGGTGCATCCCACGGCGGGGGAGGGGGGCCGCCGCGTGTTCCACTGGTCCTCGGATGCGTATCCGGCGAACCACGTGTCCCTGCGCAGCGTGGGCTGGGACAACGTGGTCATCATCGAGCGCGGCACGGACCGCACGCTGGCGGAGATGGACTTCCGCTCGGCGCACACGATGTTGCACGAGCAGGCCATCTACCAGCACGAGGCCGAGCAGTATCAGGTCGAGCAGTTCGACTACGAGAACCACAAGGCCTACGTGCGCAAGGTGGCGCCGGACTACTTCACGGACGCGATGACGTACGTGCGCGTGAATGTCATCCAGGAGGACCAGGGCGCGCCCGTGGGCCCGTCGCTCCAGGCCGGCATGGGCGAGGTGAGCGTCATCGAGAAGGTCGTGGGGTACAAGAAGATCAAGTACCACACGCACGAGAACGTGGGTTACGGCGAGGTGGCGCTGCCGGAGATGCAGATGCACACCACGGCGCTCTGGTTGACGGTGCCGGAGTCGGTGGTGCGCTCGATGAAGGCGCCGAGGCCCGCGGTCATCGACGCGCTGCGCGGCATCGCCACGGCGCTGCGCACGGTGGCGTGTGTGGGGTTGATGATCGACCCCCGGGACATCGGCAAGACGCTGGGCAGTCGCGATGACGCGGACGGGCCGCCGCGCAAGGATGGCGGGGTGGGGTTCGATCCAACCATCTTCCTCTACGACAACATCCCCGGCGGCGTGGGGCTGGCGGCGCGGCTGTTTGACCAGCGCGACGAGATGCTCGTGCGCGCGCGGAGGCTGCTGGAGTCCTGTGCGTGTGAGGAGGGCTGCCCGGCGTGCATCGGTCCGGCGTCGGGTGTCATGCCGGGACAGGCGCCCGTGGACCCTCATCCGCGCAAGCGCTTGGGGCTCGAGGTGCTGAGCCTGCTCGGCATCGCGGGCGTGCAGTAG
- a CDS encoding FKBP-type peptidyl-prolyl cis-trans isomerase, whose translation MKIAKDSVVSIDFKLHLGDGKLIDESEPGDPLVYLQGHEEVVPGLEKALEGKAKGDSLSVVIPPEDGYGPHDPEGLEEVPRDEFPEGLALEEGGILTATDPEGDEVDLLVKEIKGDTVVVDYNHPLAGKTLHFQLTVADVRAATAEELEHGHAHGPDSHH comes from the coding sequence ATGAAAATCGCGAAGGACAGTGTCGTCTCCATCGACTTCAAGCTTCACCTCGGCGATGGAAAGCTCATTGACGAGAGCGAGCCGGGAGATCCGCTCGTCTACCTGCAGGGCCACGAGGAGGTCGTCCCCGGCCTGGAGAAGGCCCTGGAGGGCAAGGCGAAGGGAGACAGCCTGTCGGTCGTCATCCCCCCCGAGGACGGCTACGGGCCGCATGACCCGGAGGGCCTCGAGGAGGTCCCCCGTGACGAGTTCCCCGAAGGTCTGGCGCTGGAGGAGGGTGGCATCCTCACCGCCACGGACCCCGAGGGCGACGAGGTCGACCTGCTCGTGAAGGAGATCAAGGGCGACACCGTGGTGGTGGACTACAACCACCCGCTCGCCGGCAAGACGCTGCACTTCCAGCTGACGGTGGCCGACGTCCGCGCCGCCACGGCCGAGGAGCTGGAGCACGGCCACGCGCACGGCCCGGACAGCCACCACTGA
- a CDS encoding ribonuclease H-like domain-containing protein, with the protein MDLKRKLARLTGVGPGGKPASHVATHPEPSGEGRAPPPGTVAEGSTEASTSTPAAASAQVSAPPARPGDPRIESLRRMLADWSERQGQTAARRGPVQPRPPPSPLPVVAQETPHGTVHVSERLLAPDHHHGSAPVAGALDVEGTLVARLALHEDLAGVDYQRMLFLDTETTGLAGGTGTVPFLVGLAWFEGRSLRVHQLFLRKLGEEAPMLRVLAERMAQSSCIVTFNGKSFDWPLLRTRFILNRVKAPAELPHLDLLHCARRVFKHRGAGTRLVHMEEQVLGLRRVDDVDGSLIPDLYFRYLRGGDGASLTPVLEHNANDLLLLAALLGEMVRRFRAGDGTAVPRDEDPRDLLGFASVALRAGDHARARAFARAATRGSGAVGMEAHALASRLARMAGEPQAAADHLHQALQSARGFQAASLHLELTKLYEHALKDLAAALRHARLAATAELPEDHRRRIVRLEGRIDRSTRVRGLDLGARPPRSGP; encoded by the coding sequence GTGGACCTCAAGCGAAAGCTGGCGCGACTGACGGGCGTGGGCCCCGGCGGCAAGCCCGCGAGCCACGTGGCCACGCATCCGGAGCCCTCGGGCGAGGGGAGGGCACCACCACCGGGGACCGTGGCGGAGGGGTCGACCGAAGCGAGCACCTCCACACCTGCGGCCGCATCGGCCCAGGTCTCCGCTCCTCCCGCGCGCCCGGGCGACCCACGCATCGAGTCCCTCCGGCGGATGCTCGCGGACTGGTCCGAGCGTCAGGGGCAGACGGCCGCGCGCCGAGGCCCCGTCCAGCCCCGTCCTCCTCCCAGCCCGCTGCCCGTCGTGGCCCAGGAGACGCCCCACGGCACGGTCCATGTCTCCGAGCGCCTCCTCGCCCCGGACCACCATCACGGCAGCGCCCCCGTGGCCGGCGCCCTCGACGTGGAGGGCACACTCGTCGCCCGGCTCGCGCTCCACGAGGACCTGGCTGGCGTGGACTACCAGCGCATGCTCTTCCTCGACACGGAGACCACGGGCCTCGCGGGCGGCACCGGCACCGTGCCGTTCCTCGTGGGCCTCGCCTGGTTCGAGGGGCGCTCGCTGCGCGTCCACCAGCTCTTCCTGCGCAAGCTCGGCGAAGAGGCCCCCATGCTGCGCGTGCTCGCCGAGCGCATGGCCCAGTCCTCCTGCATCGTCACCTTCAACGGCAAGAGCTTCGACTGGCCGCTGCTGCGCACGCGCTTCATCCTCAACCGCGTGAAGGCCCCCGCCGAGCTGCCCCACCTGGACCTGCTCCACTGCGCCCGCCGCGTCTTCAAGCACCGGGGCGCCGGCACGCGCCTGGTCCACATGGAGGAGCAGGTGCTCGGCCTGCGCCGCGTCGACGACGTGGACGGCTCGCTCATCCCGGACCTGTACTTCCGCTACCTGCGCGGCGGCGACGGCGCCTCGCTGACGCCCGTGCTCGAGCACAACGCGAACGACCTGCTCCTGCTCGCCGCGCTCCTGGGCGAGATGGTCCGCCGCTTCCGCGCCGGCGACGGCACCGCCGTGCCCCGGGACGAGGACCCCCGCGACCTGCTCGGCTTCGCGAGCGTGGCGCTCCGGGCGGGAGACCACGCCCGCGCCCGGGCCTTCGCGCGGGCGGCGACCCGGGGCTCCGGCGCCGTGGGCATGGAGGCCCATGCCCTGGCCTCGCGCCTGGCCCGCATGGCGGGCGAACCCCAGGCCGCCGCGGACCACCTGCACCAGGCCCTCCAGTCCGCCCGGGGCTTCCAGGCGGCGAGCCTGCACCTGGAGCTGACCAAGCTCTACGAGCACGCCCTCAAGGACCTCGCGGCCGCGCTGCGCCACGCCCGGCTCGCGGCGACGGCGGAGTTGCCGGAGGACCACCGGCGCCGCATCGTTCGCCTGGAGGGCCGAATCGACCGGAGCACGCGTGTCCGGGGGCTGGACCTGGGCGCCCGCCCGCCACGCTCCGGCCCCTGA
- a CDS encoding GspE/PulE/PilB domain-containing protein, giving the protein MDAGLLTETQLRSALAEQRKWGGRLGLTLVQMRFVDESSMVHALSRQLSIPTVDLDAVTPSAPAMQALRVDIAERYTVFPTAFEPSSKLLTVATSDPTNVESLQELAFHTGQRLQVVVAAASSIERAIRRHYHGEITSTTASPLAFGMDEQTFELAPPSELAVEMMSAPRPSGPSSVREGELTQQVEALTQKVTDLERMVAQQARSLRAMLELLETRGLVTRDDYLAKVR; this is encoded by the coding sequence ATGGATGCGGGCCTCCTGACCGAGACCCAGCTTCGCTCCGCGCTCGCCGAGCAACGCAAGTGGGGAGGCCGCCTGGGCCTCACGCTGGTGCAGATGCGCTTCGTGGACGAGAGCTCCATGGTGCATGCCCTGTCGCGCCAGCTCTCCATCCCCACGGTGGACCTGGATGCCGTGACGCCGTCCGCCCCCGCGATGCAGGCGCTGCGCGTGGACATCGCCGAGCGCTACACGGTGTTCCCCACCGCCTTCGAGCCCTCGAGCAAGCTGCTCACGGTGGCCACCTCGGACCCGACGAACGTGGAGTCACTCCAGGAGCTGGCGTTCCACACGGGCCAGCGGCTCCAGGTGGTGGTGGCCGCGGCCTCGTCCATCGAGCGGGCCATCCGCCGCCACTACCATGGGGAGATCACCTCCACGACGGCGTCGCCGCTGGCGTTCGGAATGGACGAGCAGACCTTCGAGCTGGCGCCTCCGTCCGAGCTGGCCGTGGAGATGATGTCCGCCCCGCGCCCGTCAGGCCCGTCGTCCGTCCGCGAGGGCGAGCTGACGCAGCAGGTGGAGGCCCTCACCCAGAAGGTGACGGACCTGGAGCGCATGGTGGCGCAGCAGGCGCGCTCGCTGCGCGCCATGCTGGAGCTGCTGGAGACGCGGGGCCTCGTCACCCGCGACGACTACCTCGCGAAGGTGCGCTGA